A window from Drosophila nasuta strain 15112-1781.00 chromosome 3, ASM2355853v1, whole genome shotgun sequence encodes these proteins:
- the LOC132789238 gene encoding probable Ufm1-specific protease 2: MLPKLRISSFLLKRLERVKLQCSGCLYGVFYGDGTLLLLSFNVEASVGQLNYEHIQHKFPAELDLCGFVNFGDCTDTEANLNQVISSVDITDNPIVLQCQLGTLVGMKASFRVHGKLEHVPYEVMEAPQLFNDFCFTRLKCGFFLHTLPTPEAIAREMHVLRKRVADGSLVFNVAQTKIYVSSNCGTQHKGFNSESRIEDLIAELPTPAETPSGNKKKSLATAAQQVKHNGAVGCDYDVINIDVLRCRTREPAVGDAAPQPALSVCFTQEEPSKVQVPLELEAMAILCKKTKLLRLYDVLIESICRSLRLFEQCLSERLVETQETATGAQLLTPRSYHFYPQEFGHFLSCAYLEDLGDDEPSVQEKRKRLHRQFALPATRPYFRRANQCHFQTDVADVAAVETANWTPLLNTHLGVRPSGVTDGKEYLVNGNYHYYHYLQQQVQDKGWGCAYRSLQTICSWFLLQGYTERAIPTHREIQEYLHKINDKPASFVGSSQWIGSTELSMCLQGFLNVDSKILHVASGAELSTIASELAMHFQTQGTPVMIGGGVLAHTIIGVDYCVQTGQAKFLILDPHYTGADELATIQIKGWCGWKGMDFWDKKSYYNLCMPQRPILY, encoded by the coding sequence GCACAAATTCCCAGCCGAACTGGATCTGTGCGGTTTTGTCAATTTCGGCGACTGCACGGACACCGAAGCGAATCTGAATCAAGTGATTTCATCAGTGGACATCACAGATAATCCTATCGTGCTGCAATGTCAACTTGGCACATTGGTGGGCATGAAGGCATCGTTCCGTGTGCACGGCAAATTGGAGCACGTCCCCTATGAGGTCATGGAGGCGCCACAGCTCTTCAATGACTTTTGTTTTACGCGTTTGAAGTGCGGTTTCTTTTTGCACACACTGCCCACCCCGGAAGCCATTGCCAGGGAGATGCATGTGCTGCGCAAGCGTGTGGCCGATGGCAGTCTGGTCTTCAATGTGGCTCAGACCAAAATCTATGTGAGCAGCAACTGTGGCACACAGCACAAGGGCTTCAACAGTGAATCTCGCATCGAAGATCTCATCGCTGAACTTCCAACGCCAGCTGAAACACCCAGTGGCAACAAGAAGAAGTCGCTGGCTACAGCAGCACAGCAGGTGAAGCACAATGGCGCCGTGGGCTGTGACTACGATGTGATTAACATTGATGTGCTGCGATGCCGCACCCGAGAACCGGCTGTGGGAGATGCAGCTCCTCAACCAGCACTAAGCGTTTGCTTCACACAAGAGGAACCGAGCAAGGTGCAGGTGCCGTTGGAGCTAGAGGCCATGGCCATACTGTGCAAAAAGACGAAGCTATTGCGGCTCTACGATGTGCTCATCGAGAGCATCTGTCGTTCCTTGCGGCTATTCGAGCAATGCCTCAGCGAACGTCTCGTGGAGACGCAGGAAACGGCAACGGGTGCCCAATTGTTGACGCCACGCAGCTATCATTTTTATCCGCAGGAATTTGGACACTTCCTGAGCTGTGCCTACTTGGAGGATCTGGGCGACGATGAGCCAAGTGTGCAGGAGAAACGCAAGCGTCTGCATCGTCAGTTCGCCTTGCCCGCAACACGTCCGTACTTCAGGCGCGCCAATCAATGTCACTTCCAAACTGACGTGGCTGATGTGGCCGCCGTCGAGACGGCAAACTGGACGCCGCTACTTAATACGCATTTGGGTGTGCGACCCAGCGGCGTGACCGATGGCAAAGAGTATCTGGTCAATGGCAACTATCATTACTATCACTATTTGCAGCAGCAGGTGCAAGACAAGGGCTGGGGCTGTGCCTATCGCTCGCTGCAGACGATCTGCTCATGGTTCCTGCTCCAGGGCTACACGGAGCGTGCGATACCCACACATCGTGAAATACAGgaatatttgcacaaaatcAACGATAAACCAGCCTCATTTGTGGGCTCATCGCAATGGATTGGCTCCACCGAGCTAAGCATGTGTCTGCAGGGATTCCTCAATGTGGATTCGAAGATATTGCATGTGGCTTCGGGAGCGGAGCTCTCAACGATTGCCTCCGAGCTGGCGATGCATTTCCAAACGCAGGGCACACCGGTAATGATTGGTGGCGGCGTCTTGGCGCACACAATCATTGGAGTCgattattgtgtgcagacggGACAGGCTAAGTTCTTGATACTCGATCCACATTATACGGGCGCTGATGAGTTGGCCACCATTCAGATTAAAGGTTGGTGCGGCTGGAAGGGTATGGACTTTTGGGACAAGAAGAGCTATTATAATCTATGCATGCCCCAACGGCCGATTCTATACTGA
- the LOC132789237 gene encoding U3 small nucleolar RNA-associated protein 14 homolog A — protein MSDDEEQYNPKSHKKLLQAISNLGNVQHIRKSTRDERQQQQDEFQLVKRNNNNAEHAPRAVGVNDLVQILRSSKHIATGKKLKNVHSSKKVLEKPLEKPAADRIKRKIGYEGVKKKLGRWDAIVSKQRAAETQIFPIPSDTIYINTAAHVKNLKGRVKSDLAKELEASDQKLKELRKAQIGDTTDEKELAKKERELLEKKLTRDELFARRKELAYLKMRESQKSAKARLQNKIKSKKYHKLQKRQKILEQIKEFEVLQKTNPEAALEKLNALEKSRVIERASLRHKNTGTWAKNLQVRAKYDKDVRKDLAEQLAVSRQLTEKKIESESEDEQEMKVETDAPVPTDPFNPWTKGKAAQKTAESQADEEDPNWRKYWTERNANEKLLAEHQAELEAVKEEKEQEKKTSKAPKKKPIKKKKVNVTVENGWVVEEVDSPAKAETIDDIFEQHDEDVRQKLSKKLEKLKKQAEILKQPKMKAKPTKKKRDELKNLKDLAFKKTKQRIEIDEPLNQEEEQSQPSLDVVNKLTTTEETAAEPSADSAIDPNKVTTITLKQRMRDSDAINDALAEDDEADYDESDAAAERQLTISQAFEDDDIIADFNKDKTKDSEIKNAEIQLAMPGWGSWAGAGISQEVLNRRNKRLLLKLAAPEKRRDENKDNLYINETSNKQARAHMVSSIPFPFKSLADYEASIRAPIGRNFVPETAFRMMTRPAVITRKGQVIEPMSESELVKPDRRLRHVVDRRIQRLPLHQKAKIA, from the exons ATGAGTGACGATGAAGAGCAATACAATCCAAAGTCGCACAAAAAGCTATTGCAAGCAATCAGCAACCTTGGCAATGTACAGCACATACGAAAATCCACACGGGACgagcgccagcaacaacaggatGAATTTCAGCTAGTgaagcgcaacaacaacaacgcggAGCATGCTCCACGAGCAGTTGGCGTCAATGACTTGGTGCAGATATTGCGCAGCTCCAAGCACATTGCCACCGGTAAGAAACTGAAAAATGTACATAGCTCCAAGAAGGTGCTGGAGAAGCCGCTGGAAAAGCCGGCAGCTGATCGCATCAAGCGTAAAATTGGCTATGAAGGTGTGAAGAAAAAACTTGGTCGTTGGGATGCCATCGTGTCCAAGCAACGTGCAGCGGAAACACAG ATATTTCCCATACCATCGGATACAATTTACATTAATACGGCTGCTCATGTGAAAAATCTAAAAGGCCGTGTCAAATCGGATTTGGCTAAAGAGCTAGAGGCCAGTGATCAAAAGCTGAAGGAGTTACGCAAAGCCCAGATAGGCGACACCACGGACGAGAAAGAGCTGGCCAAGAAAGAGCGGGAATTGCTGGAAAAGAAGTTGACTCGTGATGAACTCTTTGCACGACGCAAAGAGTTGGCTTATTTGAAGATGCGTGAGTCCCAGAAATCGGCTAAGGCGCGTTTGCAGAACAAAATCAAGTCGAAGAAGTATCACAAGCTGCAGAAGCGACAGAAGATTTTGGAGCAAATCAAGGAATTCGAAGTGCTTCAAAAAACAAACCCAGAGGCAGCGCTCGAAAAGCTAAATGCGTTAGAGAAGAGTCGTGTGATAGAGCGCGCTAGTCTGCGGCATAAAAACACCGGCACGTGGGCCAAAAATCTGCAAGTGCGCGCCAAGTACGATAAGGATGTTCGCAAGGATCTGGCAGAACAATTGGCTGTGAGTCGTCAGCTTACTGAGAAGAAAATTGAGTCGGAGAGTGAAGATGAGCAGGAGATGAAAGTGGAAACTGATGCGCCAGTGCCTACCGATCCATTCAACCCTTGGACAAAAGGTAAGGCAGCACAAAAAACTGCTGAAAGCCAAGCGGATGAGGAGGATCCCAACTGGCGAAAGTATTGGACTGAACgtaatgcaaatgaaaaacttcTTGCTGAACATCAAGCGGAGCTGGAAGCTGTTAAGGAAGAGAAAGAGCAGGAGAAGAAGACCTCAAAAGCGCCCAAAAAGAAGccaattaaaaagaaaaaagtcaaTGTTACTGTTGAAAATGGCTGGGTGGTTGAGGAAGTAGATTCACCAGCAAAAGCTGAGACAATTGATGATATTTTTGAGCAGCATGACGAAGATGTGCGtcaaaaattaagtaaaaaacTGGAAAAATTGAAGAAACAAGCGGAAATACTGAAGCAGCCAAAAATGAAAGCGAAACCGACGAAGAAGAAGCGAGATGAATTAAAAAATCTCAAGGATTTGGCTTTTAAGAAAACCAAGCAGCGCATCGAGATCGATGAACCGCTCAATCAAGAGGAGGAGCAGTCACAGCCGTCTCTGGATGTGGTGAATAAACTAACGACGACGGAGGAGACTGCAGCAGAACCATCAGCCGATAGTGCAATTGATCCGAATAAAGTCACAACCATAACGTTGAAGCAGAGAATGCGCGACTCGGATGCCATTAACGATGCTTTGGCGGAAGATGATGAAGCTGACTATGATGAGAGTGATGCTGCGGCAGAGCGTCAATTGACCATCAGTCAGGCGTTTGAGGATGATGATATTATTGCTGATTTTAACAAGGATAAAACGAAAGACTCCGAGATAAAGAACGCGGAGATACAATTAGCTATGCCCGGTTGGGGCTCGTGGGCAGGCGCAGGCATATCGCAAGAGGTGCTAAATAGACGCAACAAGCGACTGTTGCTCAAATTGGCGGCACCGGAAAAGCGACGCGATGAGAACAAGGATAATCTGTATATTAACGAGACGTCCAACAAACAGGCGCGTGCACATATGGTCTCCAGCATACCGTTCCCCTTCAAATCCCTGGCCGATTATGAGGCCAGCATTCGTGCACCGATTGGGCGCAATTTTGTGCCGGAAACGGCATTCCGCATGATGACACGTCCGGCTGTTATCACGCGCAAGGGTCAAGTTATTGAACCAATGAGCGAAAGTGAATTGGTCAAACCTGATCGACGATTGCGTCATGTGGTGGACAGAAGGATACAACGTTTGCCACTCCACCAGAAGGCAAAGATAGCatag
- the LOC132789242 gene encoding general transcription factor IIH subunit 4, whose protein sequence is MADTKSGRYASSSAAISPLVQGPENLECKNFQEYLRTRQTPETLEKFYHYPPICLAVFRELPEIARQFVIRILFIDQPVPQAVVSSWGAQKFAKEQAEATSCLSALNVWRVTAIPGGLAAWELSPTFKKSVRQALMGGGKPWPMTNTLDKDSKPRDIPFLDSYAMSRWRCVLHYMVGTGGRNGGSDAEAISPDAVRILLHANLMKRDERGGISITRQGFQFLLLDTRAQVWHFMLQYLETCEERGISLPECLSMLFQLSFATLGRDYSSEGMSNQMLTFLQHLREFGLVYQRKRKECRFYPTRLALNVTNKDAATATTAADEERMQERGYIVVETNYRVYAYTDSQLQVAVLGLFTELLYRFPNLVVGVLTRDAVRQALRGGITAEQIVSYLEQYAHPNMKLVESAIQSKSCLPPTVVDQIKLWEMERNRFTYTEGVVYNQFLSQNDFVTLRDYAQSINMLVWQNERTRTMVVQKNGHDDVKRYWKKYSK, encoded by the exons ATGGCCGATACAAAATCAGGCCGATACGCGAGCAGTAGTGCTGCTATATCTCCTCTGGTGCAGGGACCCGAGAATCTAGAATGCAAAAACTTTCAGGAATACCTGCGCACACGACAGACACCAGAGACATTAGAGAAATTCTATCATTATCCGCCCATTTGCTTGGCCGTCTTTCGAGAGTTGCCGGAGATTGCACGACAATTCGTAATACGCATACTATTCATCGATCAGCCAGTGCCACAGGCTGTGGTCAGTTCATGGGGCGCTCAAAAGTTTGCCAA GGAACAAGCTGAGGCTACCAGCTGCCTAAGTGCATTGAATGTCTGGCGGGTCACAGCCATACCAGGTGGCCTGGCTGCCTGGGAGTTGTCGCCCACATTTAAGAAGAGCGTGCGTCAAGCGCTGATGGGCGGCGGCAAACCATGGCCCATGACTAACACGCTAGACAAGGATTCCAAACCGCGTGATATACCGTTTCTCGACTCGTATGCCATGTCCCGCTGGCGCTGCGTCCTCCACTATATGGTGGGCACCGGCGGACGCAATGGGGGCTCCGATGCCGAGGCCATTAGCCCAGATGCTGTGCGCATTTTGCTGCATGCGAATCTAATGAAGCGCGATGAACGCGGTGGCATTTCTATCACACGACAGGGATTTCAGTTCTTGTTGCTGGATACACGAGCACAGGTCTGGCACTTTATGTTGCAGTATTTGGAGACATGCGAGGAACGCGGCATCTCGCTGCCTGAATGCCTTTCGATGCTGTTCCAGCTGAGTTTTGCGACACTGGGACGCGATTACAGCTCGGAGGGCATGAGCAATCAAATGCTTACATTTCTACAGCATTTGCGTGAATTTGGTTTGGTCTATCAGCGCAAGCGCAAGGAGTGCCGCTTCTATCCCACACGTCTGGCTCTGAATGTGACCAACAAGGATGCGGCCACAGCGACTACGGCAGCGGATGAAGAGCGCATGCAGGAGCGCGGCTACATTGTAGTGGAAACCAACTATCGCGTCTATGCGTACACAGACTCACAGCTGCAGGTGGCTGTGCTGGGACTGTTCACCGAGTTGCTCTATCGTTTCCCCAATCTGGTGGTCGGCGTGCTGACACGTGATGCAGTGCGTCAGGCGTTGCGCGGCGGCATTACGGCCGAACAGATTGTCAGCTATCTGGAGCAGTATGCGCATCCCAATATGAAGCTGGTCGAGTCTGCTATCCAATCGAAATCCTGTCTACCGCCCACCGTTGTGGATCAAATCAAATTGTGGGAAATGGAACGCAATCGTTTCACCTATACCGAGGGCGTTGTCTACAATCAGTTTCTATCACAAAACGATTTTGTCACGCTGCGCGATTATGCGCAATCCATCAATATGTTGGTGTGGCAAAATGAACGCACACGCACCATGGTTGTGCAGAAGAATGGACACGACGATGTCAAGCGCTATTGGAAGAAGTACTCAAAATAA